A genomic region of Notamacropus eugenii isolate mMacEug1 chromosome 3, mMacEug1.pri_v2, whole genome shotgun sequence contains the following coding sequences:
- the GIN1 gene encoding gypsy retrotransposon integrase-like protein 1 isoform X3, whose translation MGPFHSSSQSHMYAIIMTDLFTKWVVILPLHDVSASEISKAMISIFFLYGPPQKIVMDQGDEFIHQINGELFGLFGTKQMVSFYPSQPEEANERTANTIKIFLSKYCLDHPNDWDDHLLAISYAFNLTHLEPSKNTPYFQMFNRNPDELGASDVFHEGEGSESICMFAKILHAVKEADKIMVDKTTSTCQLDNHIHDDAQSKSKIIIKRRPKQLNPFHLKVGHEVLRQRKNWWKDGRFHSEWVGPCVIDYITEKGCAVLRDNTGTRLKRPIKMSHLKPYVRDSGEQDSHYHLHDSVVADHDYIGLAEIPIGSYQPEILVEDTAVCTADDKLPVPSKDHELSESKNSKMSELLEDHGIQPVNLNLEKQAFSLLDSSNQGLEYLS comes from the exons ATGGGACCTTTCCATTCCAGCAGCCAAAGCCATATGTATGCCATAATTATGACTGATTTATTCACAAAATGGGTTGTGATTTTACCTCTTCATGACGTTTCTGCATCTGAAATTTCTAAGGCAATGATTAGTATATTTTTCTTATATGGTCCCCCTCAGAAGATAGTGATGGATCAAGGAGATGAATTTATTCATCAG attaATGGAGAACTCTTTGGACTTTTTGGTACAAAGCAAATGGTCAGTTTCTACCCATCTCAACCAGAGGAAGCAAATGAAAGAACTGCAAAcacaattaaaatttttctttccaaatactGCCTTGACCACCCAAATGATTGGGATGACCATCTTCTAGCTATTTCATATGCCTTCAATTTGACTCATTTG GAACCTTCAAAAAATACACCATACTTCCAAATGTTTAATCGAAATCCAGATGAGCTTGGAGCTTCAGATGTGTTTCATGAAGGAGAAGGTAGTGAAAGCATATGCATGTTTGCCAAAATTTTACATGCGGTTAAAGAGGCCGATAAGATAATGGTGGACAAGACAACATCAACATGCCAA tTGGATAATCACATTCATGATGATGCGCAAAGTAAAAGCAAGATTATCATTAAAAGGAGACCAAAGCAACTGAATCCATTTCACCTTAAAGTGGGACATGAAGTTCTCCGACAAAGGAAAAATTGGTGGAAGGATGGGCGTTTCCATTCAGAATGGGTTGGTCCTTGTGTCATAGACTACATTACGGAAAAGGGATGTGCTGTCCTAAGAGACAACACAGGTACCAGGCTTAAGAGACCCATCAAAATGTCACACCTTAAACCCTATGTGAGAGATTCTGGGGAGCAAG ATAGCCATTATCATTTACATGATTCAGTCGTGGCTGATCACGACTACATTGGATTAGCTGAAATTCCAATTGGATCATACCAGCCAGAGATTCTTGTAGAAGATACAGCTGTTTGTACAGCAGATGACAAGTTACCTGTACCAAGCAAGGATCATGAACTGTCAGAAAGCAAAAATTCTAAAATGTCTGAGCTATTGGAAGACCATGGCATTCAGCCTGTCAACTTGAATCTTGAAAAGCAGGCTTTTAGTCTGTTGGACTCTTCAAACCAAGGCCTTGAATATTTGAGTTAG